A portion of the Thermosipho africanus Ob7 genome contains these proteins:
- the tdh gene encoding L-threonine 3-dehydrogenase, with protein MKAILKETAGPGFVMKEVPKPDKLGPREVLVKIRRASICGTDVHIYKWDEWSQSRINPPLIVGHEMAGEVVAIGEAVTQVKVGDLVSAETHIPCEHCVQCKTGRMHVCKNLEILGVDRNGVFTEYAIIPETVLWRFSKEIPLDYASVMEPFGNAIHTALVTDLTGKKVLITGAGPIGLMAIQVAKASGASLVITSEVDPNRIQMAKENGADIVINPAEQDLVKSIYTITDDGVDILLEMSGNKKALEDGLKCVTMGGEASLLGIFGGSIDINLDSLVIMRGITIYGITGRKMFDTWKVADELLRSKKVDLSKVVTHVLPFEDWEKGFELMLNKQCGKVVLNLD; from the coding sequence ATGAAAGCCATTTTAAAAGAAACAGCAGGTCCTGGTTTTGTAATGAAAGAAGTTCCAAAGCCAGATAAATTAGGTCCAAGAGAAGTTTTAGTGAAAATTAGGCGTGCTTCTATATGTGGAACTGATGTCCATATATACAAATGGGATGAATGGTCTCAATCGAGAATAAATCCACCACTAATAGTTGGTCACGAAATGGCAGGTGAAGTTGTTGCAATTGGTGAAGCTGTAACTCAAGTAAAGGTTGGAGATCTAGTATCTGCAGAAACCCACATTCCTTGCGAGCATTGCGTGCAATGTAAAACTGGAAGAATGCATGTATGTAAAAACCTAGAAATTTTAGGTGTTGATAGAAATGGGGTTTTTACAGAATATGCGATCATTCCCGAAACAGTACTCTGGAGATTTTCAAAAGAAATTCCATTAGATTATGCATCGGTTATGGAACCATTCGGGAATGCAATTCATACAGCCCTTGTAACAGATCTTACAGGAAAAAAAGTTTTGATTACCGGTGCTGGACCAATAGGTTTAATGGCAATACAGGTAGCAAAGGCATCAGGTGCAAGTCTTGTTATAACCAGTGAAGTTGATCCAAATAGAATTCAAATGGCAAAGGAAAACGGTGCAGATATTGTAATTAATCCAGCAGAGCAAGATTTAGTAAAAAGTATATATACAATAACAGATGATGGAGTAGACATATTACTTGAAATGAGCGGAAATAAAAAGGCTTTAGAGGATGGATTAAAATGTGTAACGATGGGAGGAGAAGCTTCATTACTTGGAATTTTTGGTGGTAGCATCGATATCAATCTAGATTCTCTTGTCATAATGAGAGGAATCACTATTTATGGAATCACAGGAAGAAAAATGTTTGATACATGGAAGGTTGCAGATGAGCTTTTAAGAAGTAAAAAGGTTGACCTTTCAAAAGTTGTTACTCATGTTCTTCCATTTGAAGATTGGGAAAAAGGCTTTGAATTAATGTTAAACAAACAATGTGGAAAAGTTGTTTTAAATCTTGATTAG
- a CDS encoding alpha/beta hydrolase produces MISFDFDFSMPEYTSGYILKSKNFRVSFIKFPTQYKFAEKGTEVVETYLFEPKKDIAGSLMILHGLGTSNIPFLLWMGTHLANAGVRTIVPILPGNFTRVADKSVSGKDYFSTDVERATRFWEHAVVDTLSVLNFAKNLNLWHENNCLLGFCLGGMLSVILNSLTDDFKKTILMTTGGDVGTLIWYSPTLAFMRREMKKGFGGDIIHKEEFLERFKKDIEKLKKFENVKQMQQSDIHPFLKIDPIAYAKFVKTERIIFIEALFDKALPKSTRKMLWEMLGKPRRHVIFSGHVTWLPFQYFLARFILKEMDANEFRRQARLMEKIKFEEK; encoded by the coding sequence ATGATTAGTTTTGATTTTGATTTTTCAATGCCAGAATATACATCTGGTTATATACTAAAATCAAAAAATTTTCGAGTGTCATTTATTAAATTTCCAACTCAATATAAATTTGCAGAAAAGGGAACAGAGGTAGTTGAGACTTACTTGTTTGAACCTAAAAAAGATATTGCCGGAAGTTTAATGATCCTGCATGGACTGGGAACAAGTAATATTCCATTTTTACTTTGGATGGGAACACATCTTGCTAATGCAGGAGTTAGAACAATTGTTCCAATACTTCCGGGTAATTTTACAAGAGTAGCAGATAAATCGGTAAGTGGGAAAGATTATTTTTCAACCGATGTTGAACGTGCTACCAGATTTTGGGAACATGCTGTTGTTGATACATTAAGTGTTTTAAATTTTGCAAAAAATTTAAATTTGTGGCATGAAAATAATTGTTTGCTTGGATTTTGCCTTGGTGGAATGTTAAGTGTAATACTAAATTCATTGACAGATGATTTTAAAAAGACTATTTTGATGACAACCGGTGGTGATGTTGGAACGTTGATTTGGTACTCACCAACGCTTGCTTTTATGAGAAGAGAAATGAAAAAAGGATTTGGCGGAGATATAATACACAAAGAAGAATTCTTGGAAAGGTTTAAAAAAGATATAGAAAAATTGAAAAAATTTGAAAATGTAAAGCAAATGCAGCAAAGTGATATTCATCCATTTTTGAAAATAGATCCAATTGCATACGCAAAATTTGTAAAAACTGAAAGAATAATATTTATTGAAGCCTTGTTTGATAAAGCTTTGCCAAAATCGACTAGAAAAATGTTGTGGGAGATGCTTGGAAAACCAAGAAGGCATGTCATATTCTCCGGACATGTTACGTGGCTGCCTTTTCAATATTTTCTTGCAAGATTTATTTTAAAGGAAATGGATGCAAATGAATTTAGAAGACAAGCACGTCTAATGGAAAAGATTAAATTTGAAGAAAAATAA
- a CDS encoding GGDEF domain-containing protein: protein MFSFIFVLVLINLYNYSLKVEGLKIESFSVVENSKKYGGNLKIPFFFLLKKPSKISLVTKLDNVPKNSFLYIPQIDASYIEIYINDVLIKKIGYKSKIGHFFYSPFLITLPDESRELKIKMSGTYELGIDFPIFIIQENQIPKYWTLKIITFYLVIFLMGTLLSLSIILLLFSINSKRNEKKLFLHFTLASFLGSIWLFDTLPLPIFDSLENFTLFKKITLVSLYLSFSFLSKGSYIYFNYNGLSGKILTFLYYLSCIILMFSPSVYHTHIFHNYLSVIFVLNAVFLIYLFFKSNTKKSLILLFILSSFILTAIHDVIVLIFDIETKFLSPLGVLILFFVFSYIIISSYKETVKEKHIYYKKSVFDNLTKAYNRNIFDFEKFHESDLFIYIDINKLKEINDTLGHKYGDKILKKFSQIALNNIRKDDLLIRLGGDEFLIVLKNCSKRKGKLTINRILNEFRNSDETSPTFSWGIIRYKDSLEKTLESGDLLMYKMKNKYKYRN from the coding sequence GTGTTTTCATTTATTTTTGTTTTAGTTTTAATAAATTTATACAATTATTCATTAAAAGTCGAAGGGCTAAAAATCGAAAGTTTTTCCGTTGTCGAAAACTCTAAAAAATACGGTGGAAATTTAAAAATTCCCTTTTTCTTTTTGCTTAAAAAGCCCTCGAAAATTTCTTTAGTAACAAAATTAGATAATGTACCTAAAAATTCATTTCTATATATCCCTCAGATTGATGCTTCTTATATTGAAATATATATTAATGACGTATTAATTAAAAAAATAGGGTATAAAAGCAAAATAGGACACTTTTTTTATTCACCATTTTTAATAACTTTGCCGGATGAATCTAGAGAATTAAAAATAAAAATGTCAGGAACATATGAGCTAGGTATAGACTTTCCAATATTTATAATCCAAGAAAATCAAATTCCAAAATATTGGACATTAAAAATCATAACATTTTATCTAGTAATATTTTTGATGGGAACTCTATTATCACTTTCAATTATATTACTCTTATTCTCTATTAACTCAAAAAGAAACGAAAAGAAATTATTCTTACATTTTACCTTAGCTTCTTTTCTTGGATCAATATGGCTCTTTGATACATTACCACTTCCAATTTTTGATTCATTAGAAAATTTTACTTTATTTAAAAAAATAACTTTAGTTAGTCTTTACCTATCTTTTTCATTTCTTTCAAAAGGTAGTTATATATACTTTAACTACAATGGATTATCTGGTAAGATCTTAACTTTTCTTTATTATCTTTCATGCATTATCTTAATGTTTTCACCTTCAGTCTACCACACTCACATATTCCATAACTACCTTTCTGTAATTTTTGTCCTTAATGCAGTATTTTTGATTTATCTTTTCTTTAAGTCAAATACAAAAAAATCACTTATTTTACTCTTTATTTTATCATCATTTATTTTGACGGCAATACATGATGTAATTGTTCTAATCTTTGATATCGAAACAAAATTTTTAAGCCCTTTAGGCGTTCTTATACTATTTTTTGTATTTTCGTATATAATTATCTCAAGCTATAAAGAAACTGTAAAAGAAAAACATATATACTATAAAAAAAGTGTTTTTGATAATCTAACCAAAGCATATAATAGAAATATATTTGACTTTGAAAAATTTCATGAATCTGATCTTTTTATATACATCGATATCAACAAACTAAAAGAAATAAATGATACTCTCGGCCATAAATATGGTGATAAAATACTTAAAAAATTCTCGCAAATTGCTTTGAATAACATAAGAAAAGATGATCTACTAATCAGACTTGGTGGTGACGAATTCCTTATTGTCCTTAAAAACTGTTCTAAGAGAAAAGGAAAATTAACAATTAATAGAATACTAAATGAATTTAGAAATAGCGATGAAACTTCACCAACCTTTTCGTGGGGTATAATTCGATACAAAGATTCGCTTGAAAAAACCCTTGAATCCGGAGATCTACTTATGTACAAAATGAAAAATAAATATAAATACAGGAATTAA
- a CDS encoding methylated-DNA--[protein]-cysteine S-methyltransferase has product MEKGIVNTEIGSIIVYVKDNKAIKIEFKNEFLKEIELGIFTSQIKEYFEGKRKKLLFNVEINTGKTFKKIWDFVREIPYGQTMTYGQIAKILNVNPRVVGFAMSKNPLPIYIPCHRVVGKNDIHGFTGGRKWKEYLLNLESSQQY; this is encoded by the coding sequence ATGGAAAAAGGAATTGTAAATACTGAAATTGGTTCAATAATTGTATATGTTAAAGACAACAAAGCAATTAAAATTGAATTTAAAAATGAATTTTTAAAAGAAATAGAATTAGGTATATTCACAAGTCAAATAAAAGAATACTTTGAAGGTAAAAGAAAAAAACTTTTGTTTAATGTAGAAATTAATACAGGAAAAACATTTAAAAAAATATGGGATTTTGTAAGAGAAATTCCATATGGTCAAACCATGACATATGGCCAAATAGCAAAAATATTAAATGTAAACCCAAGAGTTGTAGGTTTTGCAATGTCAAAAAATCCATTGCCTATTTACATTCCATGCCATAGAGTTGTTGGGAAAAACGATATACATGGTTTTACTGGAGGAAGAAAATGGAAAGAATATCTTTTGAATTTAGAATCTTCTCAGCAATATTAG
- a CDS encoding lysophospholipid acyltransferase family protein gives MHPIWYLRIPLGYLIKKRYNLEILGSFPKPPFLLIANHTHNFDPLFISTFLKNPIYWIVAKGTFEKPILGPLFKSMNFIPKQKGEPDVSTIRKILKNLKENKIVGIFPEGSITWDGNFQEMPPGTDKLLNIVKVPIVAVKIMGGYLTKPRWANFERKGKIILNVQTFDDSRALDFIKHNEWEWQKVQKIKFKGKSLASGIERILWFCPKCHAFKSISSNGNKAICKNCNSSFIVDEFGYINNQTVEKILKEQVEILDKRFKEINTIKNVKIIIRDKKTNKLHAIKKGDLLISNAELSIKDLYLEFSHIKGVTTFLKKFTEFIYNSNYVVRIKSENESLLLYHILRRYLHVYSNG, from the coding sequence ATGCATCCTATATGGTATTTAAGAATTCCTCTCGGATATTTAATTAAAAAACGATACAATCTTGAAATACTTGGAAGCTTTCCAAAACCTCCATTTTTATTAATTGCAAATCACACGCACAACTTTGATCCTTTATTTATAAGCACATTTCTAAAGAACCCTATATATTGGATAGTTGCAAAAGGTACGTTTGAAAAACCAATACTTGGTCCTCTATTTAAATCCATGAACTTTATTCCTAAACAAAAAGGAGAACCTGATGTAAGTACAATACGAAAAATACTCAAAAATCTAAAAGAAAATAAGATTGTGGGAATATTTCCCGAAGGTTCAATAACATGGGATGGAAACTTTCAGGAAATGCCACCTGGCACAGACAAACTATTAAACATAGTAAAAGTTCCAATTGTTGCTGTAAAAATAATGGGAGGATATCTAACAAAACCCAGATGGGCAAATTTTGAGAGAAAAGGTAAAATAATACTTAATGTGCAAACCTTTGACGACAGCCGTGCCCTAGATTTTATTAAACACAACGAATGGGAATGGCAAAAGGTACAAAAAATAAAATTTAAAGGTAAAAGCCTAGCAAGTGGAATTGAAAGAATTCTATGGTTTTGCCCAAAATGTCATGCTTTCAAAAGTATTAGTTCAAATGGTAATAAAGCAATTTGTAAAAACTGTAATAGTTCATTTATAGTAGATGAGTTTGGCTATATAAACAACCAAACTGTTGAAAAAATACTTAAAGAACAAGTTGAAATATTAGACAAACGTTTTAAAGAAATAAATACTATTAAAAATGTAAAAATAATTATTAGAGACAAAAAAACAAACAAATTGCACGCAATTAAAAAGGGAGACTTACTCATTTCAAATGCAGAATTATCTATAAAGGATTTATATTTAGAATTTTCTCATATTAAAGGTGTAACAACTTTCTTAAAAAAATTTACAGAATTTATTTATAATTCAAATTATGTGGTAAGGATAAAAAGTGAAAACGAAAGCCTATTATTATACCACATACTAAGGAGGTATCTACATGTTTACAGCAACGGTTAA
- a CDS encoding alpha/beta hydrolase family protein: MNLKIFFKYIVYIFLIILSFINFGLTLLIIFILQIPVIRKSILGRLPFKLEKEPWSKKETFEYKKNLWLDVYFPKEKSEHLILFAHGGGWISGYRRQPNNVSWYRFLVSKGFIVATIDYRYGFLNEIEQLVEDLSDAYNFVKNNINVKKISLMGLSAGGHLALYFGLKHKVKLENIVSYYSPCDLLDIWKSESLFARFAVSTTLKRLPSKSKDVYKYYSPISYVEKGVVPILLVHGMKDKVVPYISSVKMYKKLRSFSNKAKLLLHPFGDHGFEFILKDEKTKSILLKTVDFLKGDGYD, from the coding sequence ATGAATTTAAAAATTTTTTTTAAGTATATTGTGTACATTTTTTTGATAATTTTATCATTCATAAATTTTGGACTTACATTGTTAATAATTTTTATATTACAAATACCAGTTATTAGAAAGTCTATACTTGGTAGATTACCTTTTAAGCTTGAAAAGGAGCCATGGAGCAAGAAAGAAACTTTTGAATATAAAAAAAATTTGTGGCTTGATGTTTATTTTCCAAAGGAAAAATCTGAACATCTTATTTTATTTGCACATGGTGGTGGCTGGATTAGTGGATATAGAAGGCAACCTAATAACGTATCATGGTATAGATTTCTTGTCTCAAAAGGCTTTATAGTTGCCACAATTGATTATAGATACGGTTTTTTAAATGAAATTGAACAACTTGTGGAAGATTTATCAGATGCATATAATTTTGTAAAGAATAATATAAATGTTAAAAAAATAAGCTTAATGGGACTTTCGGCTGGAGGACATCTTGCTTTATACTTTGGATTGAAACATAAAGTAAAACTGGAGAATATAGTTTCATATTATTCTCCCTGTGATTTACTAGATATATGGAAGAGTGAATCTTTATTTGCGAGATTTGCAGTTTCTACAACTTTAAAAAGACTTCCGTCCAAATCAAAAGATGTTTACAAATATTATTCGCCTATTTCTTACGTGGAAAAAGGTGTTGTACCAATATTATTAGTCCACGGTATGAAGGATAAGGTTGTACCTTATATCTCCTCAGTAAAAATGTACAAAAAGTTGCGGAGTTTTTCAAATAAAGCAAAGTTACTACTTCATCCATTTGGAGATCATGGATTTGAGTTTATTTTGAAAGATGAAAAAACAAAAAGTATTTTACTAAAAACAGTTGATTTTTTAAAGGGTGATGGATATGATTAG
- a CDS encoding glycine C-acetyltransferase produces the protein MFDYSIFSKELENLKEQGLYTYIKTLESPQGAWLTINGKKVLNLCSNNYLGFANEERLKKAAIEAIEKWGVGPGAVRTIAGTFSLHNELEKTLAEFKKVEATIFLQSGFVANQAVIPAITNEEDAILSDELNHASIIDGVRLSKAKRYVWKHRDVKDLEEKLKEAKDARRKLIITDGVFSMDGDLAPLPEIVELAEKYNAMVMVDDAHGEGVLGSHGRGIVDHFGLHGRVDIEIGTLSKAFGVLGGYVAGKKELIDYLKQKARPFLFSSPLSPADTAAALEATKILQESDDRVKRLWDNAKYFKEEMKKLGFDTGESETPITPVMLYDAKLSTNFSKELFEEGIFAQSIGYPTVPKGKARIRVMISAVHTKEDLDFALEKFEKVGKKLGVI, from the coding sequence ATGTTTGATTACTCTATTTTTTCAAAAGAGCTTGAAAATTTAAAAGAACAAGGTCTTTATACATACATTAAAACTCTTGAGTCACCACAGGGTGCATGGTTAACAATAAATGGCAAAAAAGTACTAAATTTGTGCTCAAACAACTATTTAGGATTTGCAAACGAAGAACGTCTTAAAAAGGCAGCAATAGAAGCAATTGAAAAGTGGGGCGTTGGTCCTGGTGCAGTAAGAACCATTGCAGGTACTTTCTCCTTGCACAACGAACTTGAAAAAACTCTTGCCGAGTTTAAAAAAGTAGAAGCTACAATATTCTTACAATCAGGATTTGTTGCAAACCAAGCTGTTATTCCTGCAATTACTAATGAAGAAGATGCAATATTGTCAGATGAACTTAACCATGCAAGTATAATAGATGGAGTAAGACTTTCCAAGGCAAAAAGATACGTATGGAAGCACAGAGACGTTAAAGACCTCGAGGAAAAATTAAAAGAAGCAAAGGACGCAAGAAGAAAGCTAATTATTACCGATGGTGTATTTAGTATGGATGGAGATCTTGCTCCACTTCCAGAAATTGTTGAGCTTGCTGAAAAGTACAATGCAATGGTCATGGTAGATGATGCCCACGGTGAAGGAGTGCTTGGAAGCCACGGAAGAGGAATTGTGGATCACTTTGGACTTCATGGACGTGTTGATATAGAAATCGGAACATTATCAAAGGCATTTGGTGTACTAGGAGGATACGTAGCAGGTAAAAAGGAACTTATTGATTATCTTAAACAAAAAGCAAGACCATTCTTGTTCAGTAGTCCACTATCACCTGCCGATACAGCAGCAGCACTTGAAGCTACAAAAATCCTTCAAGAATCAGATGACAGGGTAAAAAGACTTTGGGATAATGCAAAATATTTCAAAGAAGAAATGAAAAAATTAGGATTTGACACAGGAGAAAGTGAAACACCTATAACACCAGTTATGTTGTACGATGCAAAATTATCCACTAACTTTAGTAAAGAACTTTTTGAAGAAGGAATCTTTGCACAATCAATAGGATATCCAACTGTTCCTAAAGGAAAAGCAAGAATAAGAGTAATGATAAGTGCTGTTCACACAAAAGAAGATCTTGACTTTGCACTTGAAAAATTTGAAAAAGTTGGAAAAAAATTAGGTGTTATATAA
- a CDS encoding nucleotidyltransferase family protein, producing MERISFEFRIFSAILAAGQGKRFQNNVKILHNINGKPMLQHVIDVVKSINFEKNFLVVNPLWNKINPHFIIPKSFTILINKEYEKGISTSLKLLIKNIIPFEPDYIAIFLADMPYISTDIVYNILSKIEKEDKIIAPYYKDIKGFPTIVHKSLFQNILNLQGDSGIKQIIYKNPNLVKKIEFKTDKVIKDIDQP from the coding sequence ATGGAAAGAATATCTTTTGAATTTAGAATCTTCTCAGCAATATTAGCAGCTGGTCAAGGGAAAAGATTCCAAAACAACGTAAAAATTTTACATAATATAAACGGAAAACCTATGCTTCAACACGTCATTGACGTAGTAAAATCTATAAACTTTGAAAAGAACTTTTTAGTAGTTAATCCTCTTTGGAATAAGATTAATCCTCACTTTATAATTCCAAAAAGTTTTACAATTTTAATTAATAAAGAATATGAAAAAGGAATTTCAACTTCTCTAAAATTGTTGATTAAAAACATTATCCCTTTTGAGCCTGATTACATTGCTATCTTTCTAGCAGATATGCCTTATATAAGTACTGATATAGTATATAACATCTTGTCAAAAATTGAAAAAGAAGATAAAATAATTGCCCCTTACTATAAAGATATTAAAGGTTTTCCAACAATAGTTCACAAAAGTTTATTTCAAAATATTTTAAATCTTCAAGGTGATAGTGGTATAAAACAAATAATTTATAAAAATCCAAACTTAGTAAAAAAGATAGAATTTAAAACAGACAAAGTTATAAAAGATATAGATCAACCATAA
- a CDS encoding MATE family efflux transporter, translating into MGLPTAIGFSFQMFYDVVDLFWIGKISSEAIAGVGIFSTVFWVVEALNEVIGVSSISLISQSFGKKDYKRTNLAIEQTITFKFLVALLGSFFLYVFLKPILGLFSEENEVISLGIEYGYIRIFFLPIMFSSYSVNTALRSIGDSKTPMNLMILSSILNIILDPIFMFEKVPILGLKGLNLGVSGAAWATIVSQTVAFLIGFYFLFSGIENIKPSIKGLFKLNWEIDKKLITIGLPNGFEVFMRNMSGAIILYFVSRYGTTAVSAYTIGGRIFGFLFMPLMGLLMGGSAIIGQTLGAEKVERAEKVAKVSGWLTATLTFIFVILIVVFAPEMMQLFTKESEIIDIGVLFLRYSVIGLVFLGYGIGISIVFTGSGYNMPYFFMSLFSRWIVQIPLMYIFSYILKLSIIWLWLSFTFGDIAEFLIAIYFYKKGDWKYKRV; encoded by the coding sequence ATGGGACTTCCCACTGCAATTGGCTTTTCTTTCCAGATGTTTTATGATGTTGTTGATCTTTTTTGGATTGGAAAAATATCATCAGAGGCAATTGCAGGTGTAGGGATTTTCTCGACAGTTTTTTGGGTTGTTGAAGCATTAAATGAAGTTATTGGAGTAAGTTCAATTTCTCTGATTTCACAAAGTTTTGGAAAAAAAGACTACAAGAGGACTAATTTGGCTATAGAACAGACTATAACATTTAAATTTTTAGTAGCACTATTAGGGAGTTTTTTCCTTTATGTTTTTTTAAAGCCAATATTGGGATTATTTTCAGAAGAAAATGAAGTTATAAGTCTAGGAATTGAATACGGATATATAAGAATATTTTTCTTGCCTATTATGTTTTCATCATATTCTGTGAATACTGCTTTAAGGAGTATTGGAGATTCAAAGACACCGATGAATCTGATGATTTTGTCGAGTATATTGAATATAATTTTGGACCCTATTTTTATGTTTGAAAAGGTTCCGATTTTAGGATTAAAAGGTTTGAATTTAGGTGTTTCTGGTGCTGCATGGGCAACTATTGTTTCTCAAACGGTTGCATTTTTGATAGGTTTTTATTTCTTGTTTAGTGGCATTGAAAATATTAAACCTTCAATAAAAGGTTTATTTAAACTTAATTGGGAGATTGATAAAAAGCTTATAACTATAGGTTTGCCAAATGGGTTTGAGGTTTTTATGAGAAATATGTCTGGAGCGATAATACTTTATTTTGTTTCCAGGTATGGTACAACAGCAGTTTCAGCATATACAATTGGTGGGAGAATTTTTGGATTTTTATTCATGCCACTGATGGGACTTTTAATGGGAGGATCTGCAATAATTGGTCAAACACTTGGTGCTGAGAAGGTAGAACGTGCAGAAAAAGTTGCTAAAGTGTCCGGATGGCTTACAGCTACTTTGACATTTATTTTTGTAATTCTCATAGTTGTATTTGCCCCAGAAATGATGCAATTGTTTACAAAAGAAAGTGAGATAATAGATATAGGGGTATTGTTTTTAAGATATAGTGTAATAGGATTAGTTTTTCTTGGATATGGTATTGGTATAAGCATTGTTTTTACTGGTTCAGGATATAATATGCCATATTTTTTCATGAGTCTTTTCTCAAGATGGATTGTTCAGATCCCACTTATGTACATTTTTTCATATATACTAAAATTATCAATTATATGGTTATGGCTATCATTTACATTTGGAGATATAGCAGAATTTTTAATAGCGATCTATTTCTACAAGAAAGGTGATTGGAAATATAAAAGAGTGTAG
- a CDS encoding glycerophosphodiester phosphodiesterase family protein translates to MKILGHRGYPEKYVENTIDSFKAAIDYGADGVELDVYMTLDEKIVVTHDSNLRRVFNVDLEVTKSFLKEIKEVAPVPELIEVFNVLPKEKLINVEIKDKEKGEKIVEYVIENKKHDIIFSSFEHEIILKCVEKYKDEKFGLLFDERHQNLSFEDIRELFENHNIYSAHLPIDLLYIDKEKFFSLVKYLKKIEKKIVFWTVNKIEEVEVIKDFADIIITNSVEKMVGYIKK, encoded by the coding sequence ATGAAGATTTTGGGACATAGAGGTTATCCTGAAAAGTATGTTGAGAATACTATTGATTCATTTAAAGCTGCAATTGATTATGGAGCAGATGGTGTGGAACTTGATGTATATATGACGTTGGATGAGAAAATTGTTGTAACGCATGATTCTAATCTAAGAAGGGTATTTAATGTTGATTTAGAGGTAACAAAATCTTTTTTGAAAGAAATTAAGGAAGTAGCACCAGTACCTGAGCTTATTGAAGTATTCAATGTTTTGCCGAAAGAAAAATTAATAAATGTAGAAATAAAGGATAAAGAAAAGGGAGAAAAAATAGTAGAATACGTTATTGAAAATAAAAAACATGATATAATCTTTAGTTCATTTGAACATGAAATTATATTAAAATGTGTTGAAAAGTATAAAGATGAGAAATTCGGGCTTTTATTTGACGAAAGACACCAAAATTTGAGTTTTGAAGATATAAGAGAGCTTTTTGAAAATCATAATATATATAGTGCTCATCTTCCAATTGACTTATTATATATTGATAAAGAGAAATTTTTTTCATTGGTAAAATATCTAAAGAAAATAGAAAAAAAGATTGTCTTTTGGACGGTGAATAAGATAGAAGAGGTAGAGGTAATCAAAGACTTTGCTGATATTATAATTACAAATTCAGTTGAAAAAATGGTTGGATATATAAAAAAATAA